A single genomic interval of Nostoc commune NIES-4072 harbors:
- a CDS encoding 3-dehydroquinate synthase yields MGIQQKTVLNLQPINQCVRVTFNYDVHFTRGLFQLDNPLLAQAIAADGETAPKQVLAVVDAGFLKYQDGLLKKLSVYAQYYQDVLTLTGEPIVVPGGEAVKNDARFIEQIHQQINAAGLCRHSYILAIGGGAVLDMAGYAATTAHRGIRLLRVPTTVLGQNDSGVGVKNGINAFGKKNFLGTFMPPYAVLNDFDFLTSLDDRDWRSGIAEAVKVALIKDADFFDFIMTNAEKLANRDMDIMEKLIYRCSQLHLEHIAGSGDPFEMGSSRPLDFGHWAAHKLEHLSNYSLRHGESVAIGIALDTTYSYLTGQLLKSEWQRVLSTLKKLGFTLYVSALTEQLDQLDHPHCLFRGLTEFREHLGGNLTITLLQRIGQGIEVHQVDLSLYRDAILMLKDW; encoded by the coding sequence ATGGGTATTCAACAAAAAACCGTTCTTAATCTTCAACCAATTAACCAATGTGTTCGCGTGACCTTTAATTATGATGTTCACTTTACTAGAGGTCTGTTTCAGTTAGATAATCCTTTACTCGCACAAGCGATCGCCGCAGATGGAGAAACAGCCCCAAAACAAGTGCTAGCAGTGGTAGATGCAGGATTTTTAAAGTATCAGGATGGGTTGCTAAAAAAATTATCAGTTTACGCTCAGTATTATCAAGATGTACTAACACTAACTGGTGAGCCGATAGTAGTTCCGGGTGGAGAAGCAGTCAAGAACGATGCTAGATTTATAGAGCAAATTCATCAGCAGATAAATGCAGCTGGATTGTGTCGTCACTCGTACATCTTAGCAATTGGAGGTGGAGCCGTCCTCGACATGGCAGGATACGCAGCAACAACAGCTCACCGAGGAATTCGGCTGCTACGAGTACCGACAACAGTATTAGGGCAAAACGATTCGGGTGTAGGGGTAAAGAACGGAATCAATGCCTTTGGCAAGAAAAACTTTTTGGGTACATTCATGCCACCTTATGCTGTCTTGAATGACTTTGATTTTCTTACTAGCCTTGACGATCGAGATTGGCGATCGGGTATTGCAGAAGCAGTGAAAGTAGCACTGATTAAAGATGCAGATTTCTTCGATTTCATTATGACTAATGCCGAAAAATTGGCTAATAGAGACATGGACATAATGGAAAAGCTGATCTATCGCTGTTCTCAGTTGCACTTAGAGCATATTGCTGGTAGTGGCGATCCCTTTGAAATGGGTTCATCGCGTCCTTTAGATTTTGGACATTGGGCTGCTCATAAACTAGAGCATTTAAGTAATTACAGCCTACGTCATGGTGAATCTGTAGCGATCGGTATTGCTTTAGATACAACCTATTCATATTTAACAGGGCAACTCTTAAAATCTGAGTGGCAAAGGGTTCTAAGTACACTCAAGAAATTAGGCTTTACTTTGTATGTATCAGCACTGACAGAACAATTAGATCAACTAGACCATCCGCATTGTCTATTTCGGGGGCTTACAGAGTTCCGTGAACACTTAGGAGGAAATTTAACAATCACTCTTCTACAAAGAATTGGGCAGGGAATAGAAGTTCATCAGGTGGATTTGTCTTTATATCGAGATGCTATTTTGATGTTGAAAGATTGGTAA
- a CDS encoding EboA family metabolite traffic protein has protein sequence MSKVNELLHHWLLKSVSEKAFAWLEQKQAQIASGAAERVFFTAFSAVPRYLGKEDLQLTFQDLEAAQDVVPGWYPGHWSVDQAGRTLLLLALPHDDAEGYVRSLDKFFSTADMGELVVLYQSLPLLPHPELHRHRAAEGIRSNMSNVFQAIALRNPYPADYLDNAAWNQMVLKAVFVGSPLHLIWGLDRRANPELARMLADYAHERWAAKRSVTPELWRPVGRFADSAIITDLEKVLANGDIHEQEAAALACAESSLPQAQELLSRYPDLQSSIQKGNLTWNNFSRDGLFVYK, from the coding sequence ATGAGTAAAGTAAACGAGTTACTGCATCACTGGCTGTTAAAGTCTGTTTCAGAGAAAGCTTTTGCTTGGTTGGAACAGAAGCAAGCACAAATTGCTAGCGGCGCTGCTGAAAGAGTGTTTTTTACGGCTTTTAGTGCTGTGCCGCGTTATCTAGGTAAAGAGGATTTGCAGCTAACATTCCAGGACTTGGAAGCAGCCCAGGATGTGGTTCCTGGTTGGTATCCTGGTCATTGGAGTGTAGATCAAGCAGGTCGTACACTCTTGCTTCTAGCTTTGCCCCATGATGATGCTGAGGGCTATGTGCGATCGCTTGATAAATTCTTCTCCACTGCTGATATGGGGGAGTTAGTTGTCCTTTATCAAAGTTTGCCCCTATTACCACATCCAGAGTTACATCGCCATCGTGCTGCTGAGGGAATTCGCAGCAATATGAGTAATGTATTCCAAGCGATCGCATTACGTAACCCTTATCCAGCAGATTATTTAGATAATGCTGCTTGGAATCAAATGGTACTGAAGGCTGTGTTTGTCGGTAGTCCGTTGCATCTAATTTGGGGACTAGATCGGCGTGCTAATCCAGAATTAGCGAGGATGTTAGCAGACTATGCCCATGAACGTTGGGCAGCTAAACGCTCAGTTACGCCAGAACTTTGGCGACCTGTAGGACGGTTCGCGGATAGCGCAATCATTACAGATTTGGAAAAAGTACTGGCTAATGGGGATATACACGAGCAAGAAGCAGCAGCATTAGCTTGTGCTGAGTCTTCTTTACCCCAAGCACAAGAATTACTTTCCCGTTACCCAGATTTACAGTCATCCATTCAAAAAGGTAATCTGACTTGGAATAATTTTAGCCGCGATGGCCTTTTTGTTTACAAATAA
- a CDS encoding TatD family hydrolase encodes MPNAPCPIPNAPCPMPNSQFPIIKTMMFIDPHIHMCSRTTYDYLVMREYGIVAVIEPAFWLGQPRTNAGSFKDYFSSLVGWERFRASQFGIQHYCTIGLNPKEANNEALAAEVIELLPLYACKEGVVAIGEIGYDDMTEAEDKYFCQQLALAKELDMLVLIHTPHRNKKAGASRSMDRCIEYGLDPAQVVIDHNNEETVEEVLGRGFWAAFTIYPQTKMGNARMVEVVRKYGRDSVAGRDNVRRIIVDSSADWGISDPLAVPKTAQLMLDRGIPEEHVRAVCYENALAAYSQTGQMQASDWLNPESIDQRQLFNGNSVLRGQEPGIKSVSDYVLIE; translated from the coding sequence ATGCCCAATGCCCCATGCCCAATTCCCAATGCCCCATGCCCAATGCCCAATTCCCAATTCCCAATCATTAAAACCATGATGTTTATCGATCCTCACATTCACATGTGTTCGCGCACTACTTACGATTACTTAGTAATGCGGGAATATGGCATTGTCGCCGTTATTGAACCAGCCTTTTGGTTAGGACAGCCACGAACAAACGCTGGCTCATTTAAAGACTACTTCAGCAGTCTTGTGGGCTGGGAACGGTTTCGTGCTAGTCAATTTGGCATCCAACATTACTGCACAATTGGCCTCAATCCGAAAGAAGCTAACAATGAGGCACTAGCAGCAGAAGTTATAGAACTGCTACCACTTTATGCTTGTAAAGAGGGAGTTGTTGCCATTGGTGAAATTGGCTACGACGACATGACAGAAGCAGAAGATAAGTACTTTTGTCAACAGTTAGCATTAGCTAAAGAACTCGATATGTTGGTGCTAATTCATACGCCTCATCGTAATAAAAAGGCGGGTGCTAGTCGGAGTATGGATCGCTGTATTGAATACGGCTTAGATCCTGCGCAAGTAGTTATTGATCACAACAACGAGGAAACCGTTGAGGAAGTATTAGGACGGGGTTTTTGGGCAGCTTTTACAATTTATCCACAGACGAAGATGGGTAACGCCAGAATGGTTGAAGTTGTCCGTAAGTATGGACGCGATAGCGTAGCGGGACGTGATAACGTTCGTCGCATCATTGTAGATAGTAGTGCTGATTGGGGTATTAGCGATCCTCTGGCAGTCCCAAAAACGGCTCAGTTGATGTTAGATAGGGGCATTCCTGAAGAACATGTGCGAGCAGTTTGTTATGAAAACGCCCTAGCTGCTTACAGTCAAACTGGGCAGATGCAAGCATCAGATTGGCTCAATCCCGAATCTATTGATCAGCGTCAGTTGTTCAATGGGAATTCTGTGTTGCGGGGACAAGAACCAGGAATCAAATCAGTTTCAGATTATGTATTGATTGAGTAA
- the eboC gene encoding UbiA-like protein EboC (EboC, a homolog the polyprenyltransferase UbiA, belongs to system of proteins involved in the trafficking of precursor metabolites to an extracytoplasmic compartment so that the biosynthesis of certain natural products, such as scytonemin, can be completed.), producing MNVASLNFHSWRGYLELMRPANIVTAWADILVGFAASGSGIIFAQLINGEASFTILIPLAWLLLATTGLYGGGVVFNDVFDAELDAKERPNRAIPSGRVSRENATLLGSILFAIGVIAAFQVSLVSGAIAIFITLSCLLYNSIAKHHPFFGPLNMGLCRGSNLLLGVSAVPAMIGERWYLALIPVIYIAAITAISQGEVHGGKKITGVLALLLIAIVLTAVLALGLLRDYAAIAALPFAVVLAIRVLPNFIKAAREPVAENIRTAVKIGVLSLIVLDATIASGFAGLYYGLFVLILLPFSVKLAKVFAVT from the coding sequence GTGAATGTTGCAAGCTTAAATTTTCATAGCTGGCGGGGTTATCTAGAATTGATGCGTCCGGCTAATATTGTTACTGCTTGGGCGGATATTCTTGTTGGTTTTGCTGCTTCTGGCTCTGGAATTATTTTTGCTCAATTAATCAATGGAGAAGCAAGTTTTACTATACTAATTCCATTAGCTTGGTTGTTATTAGCTACAACTGGCTTATACGGCGGTGGTGTAGTTTTTAATGATGTTTTTGATGCTGAATTAGATGCAAAAGAGCGGCCAAATAGAGCAATTCCCAGTGGTCGCGTATCTCGTGAAAATGCTACTTTATTGGGGAGCATACTATTTGCGATCGGGGTTATAGCTGCTTTTCAAGTATCGTTGGTGAGTGGTGCGATCGCTATATTTATCACTCTTTCATGCTTACTGTATAACTCAATCGCCAAACATCATCCTTTTTTTGGCCCTTTAAATATGGGTTTGTGTCGTGGCAGTAACTTATTATTAGGTGTAAGTGCTGTACCAGCAATGATAGGAGAACGTTGGTATTTAGCGCTAATTCCTGTTATTTACATTGCTGCTATCACCGCAATTAGTCAGGGTGAAGTTCATGGAGGTAAGAAGATTACAGGAGTATTAGCATTACTGCTGATTGCAATAGTTTTGACGGCAGTTTTAGCTTTAGGATTATTAAGAGACTATGCAGCGATCGCAGCACTACCATTTGCTGTTGTATTAGCTATCAGAGTTTTGCCTAATTTTATCAAAGCTGCGCGTGAACCAGTCGCCGAAAATATCCGAACTGCCGTAAAAATAGGCGTGTTATCTCTAATAGTTTTAGATGCAACTATTGCATCTGGTTTTGCTGGTTTGTATTACGGTTTATTCGTTCTAATTTTGCTACCATTTTCGGTTAAGTTAGCAAAAGTATTTGCTGTTACTTAA
- the eboE gene encoding metabolite traffic protein EboE — protein MKITKNNNHLTYCSNIHPGESWLEVFANLEKYVLNLKSRLSPTAPFGIGLRLADAAAKELLQNNNLAQFQAWLSQEDLYVFTLNGFPYGGFHRQIVKDQVYAPDWSTQERVDYTLNLVQILAALLPEGLDGGISTLPLSYKPWWQKDQATLETVQKKSCLNIASVVIEMIRICEETGKILHIDLEPEPDGLIENTSEVIDFYQNWLLPIGGNYLSERLNIEQSLAETKLLEHVRVCYDTCHFSVEYEEPQSVFARFQSAGIKIGKIQISAAIKVKIPTDIEKRSLIVERLRPFAESTYLHQVIERRSDGTLHHYPDLITALPHLEQSLAEEWRTHFHVPIFIHDYQILQSTQDDIATVLHLLQTNNACSHLEIETYTWDVLPSEMKIDLLTSIQREYEWVLKEFAAN, from the coding sequence ATGAAAATTACAAAAAATAATAATCACTTAACTTATTGCAGCAATATTCACCCTGGCGAAAGTTGGCTAGAGGTTTTCGCTAATTTAGAAAAATATGTTCTCAATCTCAAGTCACGTTTATCGCCAACAGCACCTTTTGGTATTGGTTTAAGATTAGCAGATGCAGCTGCCAAAGAACTGTTACAAAATAATAACTTGGCTCAATTCCAAGCGTGGCTTAGTCAAGAAGATTTATATGTTTTTACTTTAAATGGATTCCCTTATGGCGGATTCCATCGACAGATAGTAAAAGACCAAGTTTATGCACCAGATTGGTCTACACAAGAACGGGTCGATTATACATTAAACTTGGTACAAATTTTAGCTGCGCTATTACCAGAAGGACTTGATGGCGGAATTTCTACGCTGCCATTATCCTATAAACCTTGGTGGCAAAAAGACCAAGCAACTTTAGAGACAGTTCAGAAAAAGAGTTGTTTAAATATAGCATCAGTTGTTATAGAAATGATTCGCATCTGCGAAGAAACAGGAAAGATACTCCATATTGATTTAGAACCTGAGCCTGATGGTTTAATTGAAAATACCTCAGAAGTAATTGATTTTTATCAAAATTGGCTATTACCAATTGGCGGTAATTACTTATCAGAAAGATTAAATATTGAACAGAGTCTAGCAGAAACTAAATTGCTAGAACACGTTCGAGTTTGCTATGACACCTGCCATTTTTCAGTTGAATATGAGGAACCGCAATCTGTATTTGCACGTTTCCAATCGGCAGGAATTAAAATTGGTAAAATTCAAATCAGCGCCGCAATTAAAGTAAAAATTCCTACTGATATTGAAAAACGTAGTTTGATAGTTGAACGCTTACGTCCTTTTGCTGAATCTACTTATCTTCACCAAGTAATAGAACGTCGCAGTGATGGTACACTCCATCACTATCCTGACTTAATAACTGCATTACCACATTTAGAACAATCTCTAGCTGAAGAATGGCGTACTCACTTTCATGTCCCAATTTTTATTCATGATTATCAAATTTTGCAGTCTACCCAAGATGACATTGCTACTGTTTTACATCTACTTCAAACAAACAATGCTTGCTCCCATTTAGAAATTGAAACTTATACTTGGGATGTATTGCCATCAGAAATGAAGATAGATTTGCTGACTTCTATTCAGCGAGAATATGAGTGGGTATTAAAAGAATTTGCGGCAAATTAA
- a CDS encoding alkaline phosphatase family protein yields the protein MQKTVVLNVVGLTPSLLGENTPFLSSWAAIGQVVPIATVLPAVTCSVQATYLTGKLPDEHGIVANGWYFRDECEVKFWRQSNKLVQAPKVWEIAKSIDPNFTCANLFWWYNMYSSVDYAITPRPMYPADGRKLPDIYTHPSDVRSQIQSDLGNFPLFDFWGPKTTISSSQWIANSAKWIEERYSPTLSLVYLPHLDYCLQKFGHDEKHIQADLREIDAVCGDLIEYYQARNTQVIILSEYGITPVSKAVDINRVLRENGLIAVREELGRELLDFGASIAFAVADHQIAHVYVNDPAYIPKVRSLLEATEGIAQVLDEEGKQTYHLNHPRSGELVAIAQSDAWFTYYYWLDDAKAPDFAKTVDIHRKPGYDPVELFLDPQIKFPQGKIALKLLKKQLGFRYLMDVIPLDASLVRGSHGHVSTSVDEGPLFITHQTHLVGENRIQATDVCSLILKHLNRE from the coding sequence ATGCAGAAAACTGTTGTTTTAAATGTCGTGGGATTAACGCCCAGTTTACTAGGAGAAAATACACCGTTCTTATCTTCTTGGGCGGCGATTGGGCAAGTAGTCCCGATCGCAACAGTTTTACCTGCTGTAACTTGTTCTGTTCAGGCTACTTATTTAACAGGAAAATTGCCTGATGAGCATGGAATTGTCGCTAATGGTTGGTACTTCCGCGATGAATGTGAAGTGAAGTTTTGGCGGCAGTCTAATAAGCTAGTACAGGCTCCCAAAGTTTGGGAAATAGCTAAATCAATTGATCCAAATTTCACTTGTGCCAATCTTTTTTGGTGGTACAACATGTATTCTTCAGTAGATTATGCCATTACACCGCGCCCGATGTATCCCGCAGATGGGAGAAAATTACCTGATATTTATACCCATCCTAGTGATGTGCGATCGCAAATTCAATCTGATTTAGGAAACTTCCCTTTATTCGATTTTTGGGGGCCAAAAACTACCATTAGTTCTAGCCAATGGATTGCCAATTCAGCAAAATGGATTGAGGAACGTTATAGCCCGACATTATCACTAGTTTATCTGCCACATTTAGATTACTGTCTGCAAAAATTTGGTCATGATGAAAAACACATCCAAGCTGATTTGCGAGAAATTGATGCTGTTTGTGGCGATTTAATTGAATATTATCAAGCACGTAATACTCAGGTAATTATTCTTTCTGAGTATGGCATTACTCCAGTCTCTAAAGCTGTGGATATCAACCGTGTACTACGGGAAAACGGTTTAATTGCTGTGCGGGAAGAATTAGGGCGAGAACTGCTCGATTTTGGTGCTAGCATTGCCTTTGCTGTTGCCGATCATCAAATTGCTCATGTATATGTAAATGATCCGGCTTATATCCCGAAAGTGCGATCGCTTTTAGAAGCGACTGAAGGGATAGCCCAGGTATTAGATGAAGAGGGTAAACAAACCTACCATCTTAATCATCCTAGATCGGGGGAGTTGGTGGCGATCGCTCAATCAGACGCTTGGTTTACCTATTATTATTGGCTGGATGATGCAAAAGCTCCTGATTTTGCTAAAACTGTAGATATCCACCGCAAACCTGGTTACGATCCTGTAGAACTTTTCCTTGATCCGCAAATTAAGTTTCCTCAAGGAAAAATTGCTCTCAAACTACTTAAGAAACAATTAGGTTTTCGCTACTTAATGGATGTGATTCCTCTGGATGCTTCCCTTGTACGCGGTTCTCACGGTCACGTTAGCACTTCTGTTGATGAAGGGCCTCTATTTATCACCCATCAAACTCACCTAGTTGGTGAAAATCGCATTCAGGCGACAGATGTTTGCTCGTTGATTCTCAAGCATTTGAATAGGGAGTAG
- a CDS encoding catalase, with protein sequence MTEPQNLTTADGIPVADNQNSLTAGSRGPVLIQDFHLLEKLAHFNRERIPERVVHAKGAAAFGTFTVTNDITRYSKAKLFSEIGKKTELLLRFSTVGGEKGSADAERDPRGFAIKFYTEEGNWDITGNNTPIFFIRDPLKFPDFIHTQKRNPQTNCKDQNAKWDFWSLSPESLHQVTILFSDRGIPKTYRHMDGFGSHTFSLINADGDRVWCKFHFKTLQGHQTLTEEESAKIKGEDPDHATHDLFEAIANKDYPKWRMCIQVMTEEQAQKHPDNPFDLTKVWKHSEYPLIEVGILELNRNPENYFAEVEQAAFSPSAVVPGVSFSPDKMLQARIFSYPDAQRYRLGGNYQQLPVNQPKCPVMHYQRDGFMALGNNHGSVPNYEPNSAEGTPKENPAYAEPPNHLGDVTVDRYSHREGNDDYTQAGNLYRLLTPEQQERLAKNIVGSLSQAREDIQMRQLCHFFRADISYGRRVAEGLGISIDPSMLGATAQPVGNW encoded by the coding sequence ATGACTGAACCCCAAAACTTAACAACTGCTGACGGTATTCCTGTTGCGGATAACCAGAACTCACTCACAGCTGGATCGCGTGGCCCTGTATTAATACAGGATTTCCACCTCTTAGAAAAGCTGGCTCATTTCAACAGAGAACGTATTCCTGAGCGCGTTGTCCATGCTAAAGGTGCGGCTGCTTTTGGTACTTTTACCGTTACCAATGACATTACTCGCTACAGTAAAGCCAAACTTTTTTCTGAAATTGGTAAAAAAACCGAACTTCTCTTGCGCTTTTCTACAGTTGGAGGAGAAAAAGGTTCAGCAGATGCCGAGCGTGACCCTAGAGGCTTTGCCATCAAGTTTTATACTGAAGAGGGGAATTGGGATATTACAGGCAACAATACCCCTATTTTCTTCATCCGTGACCCTTTGAAGTTTCCTGATTTTATCCATACCCAAAAGCGCAATCCCCAAACCAATTGCAAAGATCAGAATGCAAAGTGGGATTTTTGGTCACTCAGTCCAGAATCGCTTCACCAAGTGACAATCCTATTTTCAGATCGGGGAATTCCGAAAACCTATCGCCACATGGACGGCTTTGGTAGCCACACCTTTAGTTTGATTAATGCTGATGGCGATCGCGTTTGGTGTAAATTTCACTTTAAGACTCTGCAAGGGCATCAAACCTTGACTGAGGAAGAATCGGCTAAGATTAAGGGCGAAGATCCAGATCATGCCACTCACGATCTGTTTGAAGCGATCGCTAACAAAGATTATCCCAAATGGCGGATGTGCATTCAAGTGATGACAGAGGAGCAAGCCCAAAAACATCCTGACAATCCTTTTGACTTGACCAAAGTTTGGAAACATTCAGAATATCCTTTAATTGAAGTCGGGATATTAGAGCTAAATCGTAACCCTGAGAATTATTTTGCCGAAGTAGAGCAAGCCGCTTTTAGCCCTAGTGCAGTGGTTCCTGGCGTTAGTTTCTCTCCAGACAAAATGCTGCAAGCTCGAATTTTTTCTTACCCAGATGCTCAACGGTATCGCTTGGGTGGTAACTATCAGCAACTACCCGTCAACCAGCCCAAATGTCCAGTGATGCATTATCAGCGAGATGGCTTTATGGCATTGGGGAACAACCACGGTAGCGTTCCTAACTATGAACCGAATAGTGCTGAGGGTACGCCTAAAGAAAATCCAGCTTATGCAGAACCACCTAATCATTTGGGCGATGTCACAGTCGATCGCTATAGTCATCGTGAAGGAAACGACGATTATACCCAAGCAGGTAATCTGTATCGGTTACTAACTCCTGAACAGCAAGAACGTCTTGCTAAAAATATCGTCGGTAGTCTCTCTCAAGCAAGGGAAGATATCCAAATGCGTCAACTTTGCCACTTCTTCCGGGCAGATATTTCTTATGGTCGTCGTGTAGCTGAAGGATTGGGCATTTCAATCGATCCATCAATGCTGGGTGCTACTGCTCAACCTGTAGGTAACTGGTAA
- the psbQ gene encoding photosystem II protein PsbQ: MVRQRSIFSFFLVLLATFLISCGGPGVAVAPPTYTATQLERIQAYVPEIQAVRDRSDELKTLIQRGDWINVRNFIHGPITEARLNLTYVTSNLLPKDQPAARQITRDLFNDLVKLDKATSASNPLVALNQSQAAFAEIDKFLDLLPKKEES, encoded by the coding sequence ATGGTGCGTCAACGCTCGATTTTTTCATTTTTCCTAGTATTATTGGCCACATTCCTAATTAGTTGTGGCGGCCCTGGTGTTGCGGTAGCACCTCCAACTTATACAGCAACGCAACTTGAAAGAATTCAGGCTTATGTTCCTGAAATTCAGGCTGTGCGCGATCGCTCAGATGAGTTGAAAACCTTGATCCAAAGAGGTGATTGGATCAATGTGCGTAACTTTATACATGGGCCCATAACAGAAGCAAGGCTGAACCTGACTTATGTCACTTCCAATCTTCTGCCCAAAGACCAACCCGCAGCACGTCAGATAACGCGAGATTTGTTTAACGACCTGGTTAAACTTGATAAAGCTACTAGTGCTAGCAATCCTCTAGTTGCCTTGAATCAATCCCAAGCTGCTTTCGCAGAGATTGACAAATTCCTCGACCTGCTTCCGAAAAAAGAAGAAAGTTAG
- a CDS encoding NAD(P)/FAD-dependent oxidoreductase: MNVVIIGCGVVGAAIAYELSLVKGLKITVCDRQPPAQASTGAALGVLMGAISQKIKGKAWQMRQTSIQRYETLIPELEALTGRKIPFNRQGILSLGLEEENLAAWEKLVEVRHSQGWHLEIWDTAKLKHICPQVDCETITGALYSPQDRQLDPTALTLALVEAAQQNGVTFKFGVAVLDAQTSPPESSPQYCVQLETTEGKIAADWFVVAAGLGSTPLTAKLNQIIDIRPVLGQALQMRVGHPLGNPDFQPAITGNDVHIVPVGGGDYWVGATVEFPNNGHEIPPNQELLESVRKQAIAFCPELATASILRTWSGLRPRPEGRPAPVIGKLPGFSNVLLATGHYRNGVLLAPATAYAIREMIISQGMGTGD; this comes from the coding sequence ATGAATGTAGTTATTATCGGTTGTGGTGTAGTTGGGGCTGCGATCGCTTACGAACTAAGTCTAGTAAAAGGGCTAAAAATCACAGTTTGCGATCGCCAACCACCAGCACAAGCTTCTACGGGCGCTGCACTCGGCGTTTTGATGGGCGCAATCAGCCAAAAAATTAAGGGCAAAGCTTGGCAGATGCGACAAACTAGCATCCAACGCTATGAAACTTTGATTCCGGAACTAGAAGCTTTAACAGGTCGTAAAATCCCTTTTAATCGTCAGGGAATTCTCAGCCTTGGTTTAGAAGAGGAAAATTTAGCAGCATGGGAAAAACTTGTAGAAGTTCGCCACTCTCAAGGCTGGCATTTAGAAATATGGGATACGGCTAAACTCAAACATATCTGTCCTCAAGTTGATTGCGAAACAATTACTGGCGCGCTCTATTCTCCTCAAGATCGTCAACTCGATCCAACTGCTCTGACATTAGCTTTAGTTGAGGCTGCCCAGCAAAATGGTGTAACTTTCAAATTTGGTGTGGCTGTTTTGGATGCCCAAACCTCACCACCTGAATCTTCCCCCCAATATTGTGTTCAACTTGAGACTACAGAAGGAAAAATCGCCGCAGATTGGTTTGTAGTCGCAGCAGGGTTAGGTTCAACACCACTGACAGCAAAATTAAATCAAATAATTGATATCCGCCCTGTACTTGGACAAGCATTGCAAATGCGTGTGGGGCATCCATTAGGTAATCCCGACTTTCAGCCAGCGATAACAGGTAACGATGTGCATATTGTTCCTGTGGGTGGTGGAGATTATTGGGTGGGTGCAACAGTAGAATTTCCCAACAATGGCCATGAGATACCGCCAAATCAAGAACTGCTGGAATCTGTTAGAAAACAAGCGATCGCATTTTGTCCAGAGTTAGCCACAGCAAGCATTCTCCGCACTTGGTCGGGGTTACGTCCCCGTCCTGAAGGTCGTCCAGCCCCAGTTATTGGTAAGTTACCAGGGTTTAGTAACGTCCTCCTAGCTACCGGACACTATCGCAACGGCGTTTTACTAGCACCCGCTACAGCTTATGCGATTCGTGAGATGATTATTTCTCAGGGAATGGGGACTGGGGACTAG
- a CDS encoding alpha/beta fold hydrolase, with the protein MSITEHKINVDSLEWFYRESLPIGRSDLAPVLLLHGLVSQSYSWRNIIPALANQGTRAIAPDWIGYGNSLKPEKRDFAYTPDAFITALEGFVKALELEHFSLVVQGFLGSVGLQYALRHPEQIANIAILNTPISTAAKLPWKIKQMGLPLAGEVMTQDPLLVDRTLEGGSRYRIGDKELDVYRKPFLKSSSSGRSLLSSIRNLQLDSAMKEIESGFKEWQQPILIQWGMIDPWLPVDIAENFAKSAPNTELIKLNNVGHYPQEHYHEAILEDLLPFVRRKDAH; encoded by the coding sequence GTGTCAATAACAGAACATAAAATCAATGTAGATTCACTGGAATGGTTTTATCGGGAATCTTTACCAATCGGCAGAAGTGACTTAGCGCCTGTGTTGTTGCTACACGGCTTAGTTTCACAAAGTTATAGTTGGCGTAATATTATACCTGCTTTGGCGAATCAGGGGACAAGAGCGATCGCTCCAGATTGGATTGGTTACGGCAATTCTTTAAAACCAGAAAAACGAGATTTTGCTTACACTCCCGATGCTTTTATCACAGCTTTAGAAGGATTTGTTAAAGCACTAGAACTTGAACATTTTTCTTTAGTTGTCCAAGGATTTTTAGGTTCTGTAGGATTACAATATGCCTTACGTCATCCAGAACAAATTGCCAATATAGCTATTTTAAATACACCAATTTCAACTGCTGCCAAATTACCCTGGAAAATTAAACAAATGGGTTTACCTTTAGCAGGTGAAGTCATGACCCAAGACCCGCTTTTAGTTGACCGGACACTAGAAGGAGGAAGCCGTTATCGCATAGGAGATAAGGAATTAGATGTTTATCGAAAACCATTTTTAAAAAGTTCTTCATCTGGGCGCAGTCTCTTATCAAGTATTCGCAATTTACAGCTAGATTCAGCAATGAAAGAAATCGAATCTGGCTTTAAAGAATGGCAACAGCCAATTCTAATTCAATGGGGTATGATTGACCCTTGGTTACCCGTAGACATTGCCGAAAATTTTGCTAAGTCCGCACCAAATACCGAATTAATAAAACTTAATAACGTCGGACATTATCCTCAAGAACATTACCACGAAGCGATTTTAGAAGACCTTTTACCCTTTGTGCGTCGTAAAGATGCTCATTGA